In Maridesulfovibrio sp., a single genomic region encodes these proteins:
- a CDS encoding TolC family protein codes for MRRIAVTTLLTAILLLFSIQAGADNTARPSGDQAPVKTLAERLSNSPTQKETDRIQSVLNELTAGNSSDIPVRISNEEILFISPREVYLRALKKNLSIQISIKNSAIAEAAIQEAEAVFDPVLSLRFSYSRSDTYERTKEIYLQTKDFSPPPTTDIPTDPNNTGAQVNQIGWKRQEEGVRSIETVYASEDQENGPTTAFDYNLGISQKLPWGPELDLGLTMHDEKVYYDSHGHSYDRPWASTFVADLTTPLPFTMDFGPDSPDALSVKQKIKSSEQSRFTTSTAINNILYQADLAYWNVVRRFENLGVMIRRRKLLEYQLESVNRRFKNREATNYDRLQVESALTLSKVLETSAATALLDASYTLASLLEDKPAKQSRRLYVPYKYLEQLESTEYPDMKEALARALVERPELKAGAIGIEIAEINQTGKANQLRPDLKFYGSYSSSQDGSVYGYKNPLKSLTNMNNPDDESLFTSIEYQYPILNRYLDARFEQARLGTKQAALSQRITKNSVIREVRNTTTRVNTSISRIEAARESERFAALAFDKVKARQQYGEASEFEVLLALQRLSEAQLSLILARIDHRTALTGLSAAIGDLAATSADRALSRKMDRHRLAVMRHYNILPHFSRHNQTQESAQ; via the coding sequence ATGAGAAGGATCGCCGTGACAACTCTCCTTACTGCCATACTCCTGTTGTTTTCGATTCAGGCAGGAGCAGACAACACTGCGCGACCATCAGGGGATCAGGCTCCGGTAAAAACTCTGGCTGAAAGGTTGAGCAATTCCCCGACCCAAAAGGAAACGGACCGGATACAGTCTGTTCTAAACGAATTGACCGCAGGAAATTCATCCGACATTCCCGTCCGGATCAGCAATGAAGAAATCCTGTTCATTTCTCCCCGCGAAGTTTATCTCAGAGCGCTGAAAAAAAACCTTTCCATTCAAATCAGCATCAAAAATTCGGCAATAGCGGAAGCGGCCATTCAGGAGGCCGAAGCGGTTTTCGATCCGGTTCTGAGCCTGAGATTCAGTTACTCCCGTTCGGATACCTATGAACGCACCAAGGAAATCTACCTGCAGACCAAAGATTTCAGCCCTCCGCCGACAACAGATATCCCGACTGACCCCAATAACACCGGAGCTCAGGTAAACCAGATCGGCTGGAAACGGCAGGAGGAGGGAGTCAGAAGCATAGAAACCGTATATGCGTCCGAAGATCAGGAAAACGGACCGACAACTGCCTTCGACTACAATCTGGGCATATCACAAAAACTCCCCTGGGGGCCGGAGCTTGACCTCGGCCTGACCATGCATGACGAAAAAGTTTACTACGATTCGCACGGACACTCCTATGACAGACCCTGGGCGTCCACCTTTGTGGCCGACCTGACAACCCCCCTTCCTTTCACCATGGATTTCGGCCCGGACTCACCGGATGCTCTCTCGGTAAAGCAGAAAATAAAATCCAGTGAGCAAAGCCGGTTCACCACCAGTACTGCCATAAATAACATACTCTATCAGGCCGACCTTGCTTATTGGAACGTTGTTCGGAGATTCGAAAATCTCGGTGTGATGATCCGGAGAAGAAAACTCCTCGAATACCAGTTGGAATCCGTAAACAGGCGATTCAAAAACAGGGAAGCCACCAACTATGACCGCCTGCAGGTCGAATCGGCCCTGACCCTGAGCAAGGTGCTGGAAACAAGTGCGGCCACGGCCCTGCTTGATGCTTCGTATACACTTGCCTCGCTTCTTGAAGACAAACCGGCGAAACAATCCCGCAGACTGTATGTTCCGTATAAATATCTCGAACAGCTCGAAAGCACCGAATACCCAGACATGAAAGAAGCACTTGCCAGGGCTCTGGTTGAACGCCCCGAACTAAAAGCCGGCGCGATCGGAATTGAAATCGCCGAGATAAACCAAACAGGCAAAGCAAACCAGCTTCGTCCGGATTTAAAATTTTACGGAAGCTACAGTTCCTCACAGGACGGTTCGGTATACGGATATAAAAATCCGCTCAAATCACTTACCAACATGAATAATCCTGATGATGAATCCCTTTTCACGTCCATTGAGTACCAGTATCCCATACTGAACCGCTATCTTGATGCCCGGTTCGAACAGGCTCGACTGGGGACAAAACAGGCCGCACTCTCACAGCGAATAACCAAAAACAGCGTAATCAGAGAAGTGAGAAACACAACGACAAGGGTCAACACATCAATATCCAGAATTGAGGCCGCCAGGGAATCGGAACGATTTGCGGCCCTGGCCTTTGACAAGGTGAAAGCCAGACAGCAGTACGGCGAAGCAAGTGAATTTGAAGTGCTGCTCGCGCTGCAGCGTTTGTCCGAAGCCCAACTTTCGCTGATTCTGGCCAGAATTGATCACCGGACAGCTTTAACAGGACTTTCTGCCGCCATCGGAGACCTGGCGGCTACAAGTGCGGACAGAGCCTTGAGCCGAAAAATGGACCGTCATCGTCTGGCGGTCATGAGGCATTACAACATCCTCCCACATTTCTCACGTCACAACCAGACTCAGGAGTCCGCGCAATGA
- the hydF gene encoding [FeFe] hydrogenase H-cluster maturation GTPase HydF, producing the protein MSDKAPRGVRLVITLVGKRNAGKSSLINAIAGQDVAIVSDFPGTTTDPVAKPYELLPLGPVTFYDTAGLDDSGEVGELRVKATNKVLMRTDIALVVVDEAGLTSYELDLIDKVRELQIPFMVVFNKNDLREPTEADMDYCRKRGIPFYRTSALESVSVNELKEAIINLAPEEMKRTPVLAGDLFGEGDWVVCVVPIDLAAPKGRLILPQVQVLREVLDCDAVAVAVKEREIEETLSSMKRKPALVITDSQVVLSVAGDVPEDIPLTTFSTLFARFKGDLPSLVEGAGVIDTLQDGDTVLMGEACSHHPVADDIGKVKIPRWIRQYTGKDINFVMYSGHDFPEDIDRFKLVIHCGACMLNRSEMLRRIKECKRSGVPVTNYGVAISKVQGVLDRVIAPFGL; encoded by the coding sequence ATGTCCGATAAGGCTCCAAGGGGTGTCCGCCTGGTCATAACCCTGGTAGGCAAAAGAAATGCCGGTAAATCCTCATTGATAAACGCGATTGCCGGGCAGGACGTGGCCATTGTCTCGGATTTTCCGGGCACCACGACAGACCCTGTTGCCAAGCCGTACGAACTGCTACCGCTCGGACCGGTAACCTTTTACGATACCGCCGGTCTGGATGATTCCGGAGAGGTGGGCGAGCTTCGTGTAAAGGCCACCAACAAGGTCCTGATGCGAACCGACATCGCCCTTGTGGTGGTGGATGAGGCCGGTCTTACCTCGTATGAACTGGATCTGATTGATAAGGTCCGTGAGTTGCAGATTCCGTTTATGGTCGTGTTCAACAAGAACGACCTCCGTGAACCGACCGAGGCGGATATGGATTATTGCCGCAAGCGCGGTATCCCGTTTTACAGAACTTCGGCACTGGAATCGGTTTCTGTCAATGAACTCAAGGAAGCCATAATTAATCTTGCTCCGGAAGAAATGAAACGCACCCCTGTTCTGGCCGGTGATCTTTTCGGCGAAGGAGACTGGGTGGTCTGCGTTGTGCCGATCGATCTTGCCGCGCCCAAGGGGAGGCTGATTCTTCCGCAGGTGCAGGTACTGCGCGAGGTCCTCGATTGTGACGCCGTTGCGGTCGCTGTAAAGGAACGCGAGATAGAAGAAACGCTGTCTTCGATGAAGCGCAAGCCTGCGTTGGTGATAACCGATTCACAGGTTGTGCTGAGCGTTGCCGGAGATGTGCCCGAAGACATTCCTCTGACCACCTTCTCGACTCTTTTTGCCCGTTTCAAAGGCGACCTGCCCAGCCTCGTTGAAGGTGCCGGAGTTATAGATACCCTGCAGGACGGTGATACCGTTTTGATGGGCGAGGCCTGTTCTCACCACCCTGTTGCGGATGATATCGGCAAGGTGAAGATTCCCCGCTGGATTCGCCAGTATACCGGCAAGGATATAAATTTCGTAATGTATTCCGGGCATGACTTTCCCGAAGACATCGACCGCTTCAAACTGGTTATTCATTGCGGAGCCTGCATGCTCAACCGCAGTGAAATGCTGCGGCGGATCAAGGAATGTAAGCGCAGCGGAGTTCCGGTGACTAATTACGGAGTGGCGATATCCAAGGTTCAAGGGGTCTTGGACCGGGTGATAGCACCTTTTGGTCTGTAG
- the hydE gene encoding [FeFe] hydrogenase H-cluster radical SAM maturase HydE: MAVLGRDEALFYLNGGNDEELYSLADSVCKDSFGGEVYLRAIVEFSNVCNKKCAYCGLRAPNSKISRYRMDEDSIVEAAEMAANAGARTIVLQSGDDFSYSSLQIENIIRRIKDSHDVAVTLSLGDRSMGEYEYWFDCGADRCLLKLETTDHGIYEKIRCGEKFENRLKLLRSLQEIGYEVGSGIIVGLPGCGTDQLADDLFFLTGLGLDMIAAGPFVPHPDTPFSHAGQGDPDLSFRFTALARLLNPLTNIPATSALDSLDCAGRAKGLKRGCNVIMPSVTPAARRGDYNIYPGKNMVSVDATDSIFHAAELIRSLGLVPSNSKGSSRRKTDVR, translated from the coding sequence ATGGCTGTGCTCGGTCGTGATGAAGCCCTGTTTTACCTGAATGGAGGTAATGACGAGGAATTGTACTCGCTTGCCGATTCCGTCTGTAAGGATTCGTTCGGCGGCGAGGTTTATCTGAGGGCCATCGTGGAATTTTCCAACGTCTGCAACAAGAAGTGCGCATATTGCGGATTGAGAGCACCGAATTCCAAAATCAGCCGCTACCGGATGGATGAGGATTCAATCGTCGAGGCGGCCGAAATGGCGGCAAATGCCGGAGCCCGGACAATCGTCCTGCAGTCGGGTGATGATTTCAGTTATTCCAGCCTGCAGATTGAAAATATTATCCGTAGGATCAAGGACTCCCATGACGTGGCCGTAACTCTTTCCCTTGGCGACCGCAGCATGGGCGAATATGAATACTGGTTCGACTGCGGGGCGGACCGTTGTCTCCTTAAGCTGGAAACAACCGACCATGGAATTTATGAAAAGATCCGCTGCGGTGAAAAATTTGAGAACCGTTTGAAACTGCTCCGGTCACTGCAGGAGATCGGCTATGAAGTCGGGTCGGGTATTATTGTCGGGCTGCCCGGTTGTGGGACGGATCAACTTGCGGATGATCTGTTTTTCCTGACCGGACTGGGGCTGGATATGATTGCGGCTGGTCCTTTCGTTCCTCATCCGGATACGCCTTTCTCCCATGCGGGGCAGGGCGATCCTGATTTGTCCTTCAGGTTTACGGCGCTGGCCAGACTCTTGAATCCTCTGACCAACATCCCGGCAACATCGGCCCTTGATTCGCTTGATTGTGCGGGAAGGGCAAAGGGGCTCAAGCGGGGCTGCAATGTAATTATGCCTTCGGTCACGCCTGCCGCCAGACGCGGAGACTACAATATTTATCCCGGAAAAAACATGGTTTCCGTGGACGCTACGGACTCCATCTTTCATGCTGCCGAACTGATCCGCTCGCTTGGATTGGTTCCTTCAAATTCCAAAGGTTCATCAAGGAGAAAGACAGATGTCCGATAA
- a CDS encoding aspartate ammonia-lyase: MSESERAPFRVERDALGEMEIPAEAYYGIHTRRAMLNFPLSGLRMHDRFIRAFGQVKEACTVVNMELGYLDAGIGRVLISACRDVSSGNLNDSITVDPFQGGAGTSANMNINEVIANRTIEMLGGTLGDYGMVHPVNHVNMHQSTNDVFPTALKVAALALLTDLENEVSLLQEELQKKEGEFAHVVKVGRTQLMDAVPMTMGMSFGAFADAVARDRWRIFKCRERIKKVNLGGTAIGTGLGAPRDYILRVASELRNITGLPVSRAENLIDATQNADSLVEVSGMLKAYAANLLKISNDLRLLGSGPETGLGELGLPPRQCGSSIMAGKINPVMAEAVAQIALQVMGNDQTVTFAASMGQLELNQFMPLLAHNLLNSLSLLVNVTGSFVRNCVQGIVVNESRCREHVESSYALATVLVPFLGYGAVEKVLEDCRRSGRSLRDEIVFQGIVGADEADDLLSPQRLCKQGFTPDEMKRFK, translated from the coding sequence ATGTCTGAATCCGAAAGAGCGCCTTTCCGTGTGGAAAGGGATGCTCTGGGCGAAATGGAAATCCCTGCTGAAGCCTATTATGGAATCCATACCCGCCGTGCAATGCTTAATTTCCCTCTTTCGGGGCTTCGCATGCACGATCGGTTTATCCGCGCCTTCGGGCAGGTGAAGGAAGCCTGCACCGTTGTCAACATGGAGCTTGGATATCTGGATGCTGGAATCGGCAGGGTTCTGATTTCCGCCTGCAGGGATGTTTCATCCGGTAATTTGAACGACAGTATCACGGTTGATCCGTTTCAGGGCGGGGCCGGTACATCGGCCAACATGAATATCAATGAAGTAATCGCCAACAGAACCATTGAGATGCTTGGCGGCACTCTCGGCGATTACGGTATGGTGCATCCCGTGAATCACGTGAACATGCACCAGTCGACCAACGACGTTTTTCCCACTGCTTTGAAGGTGGCGGCCCTTGCGTTGCTGACCGATCTTGAGAACGAGGTCTCCCTGCTGCAGGAGGAATTGCAGAAGAAGGAAGGCGAATTCGCGCATGTTGTAAAAGTGGGCCGGACTCAGCTCATGGATGCCGTGCCCATGACCATGGGAATGAGCTTCGGAGCTTTCGCCGATGCCGTTGCCCGTGACCGCTGGCGTATTTTCAAGTGCAGGGAAAGAATCAAGAAGGTCAATCTCGGCGGAACGGCCATCGGAACAGGGTTGGGAGCCCCTCGTGACTACATTCTGCGGGTGGCATCGGAACTTCGGAATATTACCGGACTGCCTGTTTCCAGAGCGGAAAACCTTATTGATGCCACTCAGAATGCCGATTCGCTGGTGGAAGTTTCCGGCATGCTCAAGGCTTACGCCGCAAATCTGCTGAAGATCTCCAACGATCTGCGACTTCTTGGCAGCGGACCGGAAACCGGACTCGGAGAACTTGGCCTTCCACCGCGACAGTGCGGATCGTCCATCATGGCCGGGAAAATCAATCCGGTTATGGCCGAGGCCGTGGCTCAGATCGCATTGCAGGTCATGGGCAATGATCAGACCGTCACCTTTGCCGCTTCCATGGGCCAGTTGGAACTCAATCAGTTCATGCCCCTGCTTGCGCATAACCTGCTTAATTCCCTGAGCCTGCTGGTGAATGTAACCGGTAGTTTTGTGCGTAATTGCGTGCAGGGTATTGTCGTCAATGAAAGCCGGTGCCGCGAGCATGTGGAATCCAGCTATGCGCTGGCAACGGTTCTGGTGCCTTTTCTGGGTTACGGCGCGGTGGAAAAGGTGCTTGAGGATTGCCGCAGGTCCGGGCGTTCCCTGCGTGATGAGATTGTTTTTCAGGGTATCGTCGGTGCGGATGAGGCCGATGACCTTTTATCCCCGCAGAGGCTTTGTAAACAGGGGTTCACCCCGGATGAGATGAAAAGGTTCAAGTAG
- a CDS encoding TM1266 family iron-only hydrogenase system putative regulator, giving the protein MDKRLGIIGITIKDRYKSAPKVNRTLSEHGDIIVGRMGLPFRDKGVNVIGLIIEATTDEVGALTGQLGMLQGVKVKSLLV; this is encoded by the coding sequence ATGGATAAGCGTTTGGGAATTATCGGAATAACCATCAAAGACAGATATAAATCGGCACCCAAGGTCAACCGGACACTGAGTGAACACGGAGATATCATTGTAGGCCGTATGGGGCTTCCTTTCCGCGACAAGGGCGTGAATGTCATCGGGCTGATCATCGAGGCAACCACGGACGAAGTTGGAGCGTTGACCGGGCAACTGGGCATGCTTCAAGGCGTAAAAGTCAAATCGCTTCTTGTATAG
- a CDS encoding iron hydrogenase small subunit, producing the protein MKLSRRSFIKAAGAVAGYAVLGVNVAKEAVADIMDFIALRQQSVYAADADKSIYKYRKSQDNPMIIKIYNPKNGFLHDGPCGHESHHLLHTHYYDRSSNAKAAKEKGIKLNL; encoded by the coding sequence ATGAAATTAAGCAGACGCAGTTTCATCAAGGCCGCAGGTGCAGTGGCCGGATATGCGGTCCTGGGCGTGAATGTTGCCAAGGAAGCCGTAGCGGATATTATGGATTTCATAGCGCTCCGCCAGCAATCCGTTTATGCCGCCGATGCAGACAAGAGCATCTACAAATACAGAAAGTCTCAGGATAACCCGATGATTATAAAAATTTATAATCCAAAGAACGGTTTCCTGCATGACGGTCCCTGCGGACATGAATCCCATCATCTCCTGCATACCCATTACTACGACCGCAGCAGCAATGCCAAGGCCGCTAAAGAAAAGGGAATCAAACTGAATCTCTAA
- a CDS encoding [FeFe] hydrogenase, group A, with protein MYAPPAGVDPDSIRFVRVDESKCQACGACEEHCVSGAIQSINEDGIHQIVDPGVCMNCGQCLVNCPYGAIYEGVSFVDELAEKLKDPNTIVVSMPAPAVRYGLGECFGYQTGTYVGGKMHAALRKLGFDYIWDNEFTADLTIMEEGTELIGRIKSQGTKDAKPLPQFTSCCPGWIRFAETFYPDLIPNLSTCKSPIGMLAPLVKTYGAESTDTPAKKIYSVSIMPCIAKKYEGVRTEMNDSGFDRDIDATINTRELAYMIKKAGIDFNSLPDEQPDPVLGESTGAATIFGNSGGVMEAALRLAYEVLSGTKLENPSIKVVRAHEGIKTADIEIPNFGVAKVAVASGLGNAAKLCDEVRAGKSPYHFIEIMTCPGGCVNGGGQPLDPEIRASLFRSTVAQINKRFRARKIKA; from the coding sequence ATGTACGCTCCGCCTGCAGGTGTAGATCCGGATTCCATACGGTTTGTACGGGTTGATGAATCCAAATGTCAGGCATGCGGGGCATGTGAAGAACATTGTGTCAGCGGAGCTATCCAGTCCATCAACGAGGACGGCATACATCAGATAGTTGATCCCGGTGTCTGCATGAACTGCGGACAGTGTCTTGTCAACTGTCCTTACGGTGCCATTTATGAAGGTGTCTCCTTTGTGGACGAATTGGCCGAAAAGCTCAAGGATCCCAATACTATTGTTGTTTCCATGCCTGCTCCGGCAGTCCGCTACGGACTCGGTGAGTGTTTCGGTTATCAGACCGGAACGTACGTAGGCGGAAAGATGCATGCAGCCCTGCGTAAACTCGGATTCGACTACATATGGGACAACGAGTTCACCGCTGACTTAACCATCATGGAAGAAGGCACTGAACTTATCGGCAGGATCAAGAGTCAGGGAACGAAGGACGCCAAGCCTTTGCCCCAGTTCACTTCCTGCTGTCCCGGCTGGATCAGGTTTGCGGAAACCTTCTATCCCGACCTTATTCCGAACCTTTCGACCTGCAAGTCTCCCATCGGCATGCTTGCCCCTCTGGTCAAGACCTATGGAGCAGAGTCGACGGATACTCCGGCCAAGAAGATATACAGCGTGTCTATCATGCCCTGCATCGCCAAGAAATACGAGGGCGTGCGCACTGAAATGAACGACAGCGGTTTTGACAGGGACATTGATGCCACCATCAATACCCGTGAACTGGCTTACATGATCAAGAAGGCCGGCATTGACTTCAACAGCCTGCCTGACGAACAACCTGATCCGGTACTTGGTGAATCCACCGGTGCTGCTACCATTTTCGGGAACAGCGGCGGCGTAATGGAAGCAGCCCTCAGGCTCGCTTACGAAGTCCTTTCCGGAACAAAACTGGAGAATCCTTCAATCAAGGTTGTACGTGCTCACGAAGGCATCAAGACTGCCGATATCGAAATACCCAACTTCGGTGTGGCGAAAGTTGCTGTAGCCAGCGGTCTGGGCAATGCTGCCAAACTTTGTGATGAAGTCAGGGCAGGAAAATCCCCCTATCATTTCATTGAAATCATGACCTGTCCCGGCGGTTGCGTAAACGGCGGCGGGCAGCCTCTTGATCCTGAAATAAGGGCCTCTCTGTTCCGTTCGACTGTCGCTCAGATCAACAAACGTTTCAGAGCGCGTAAAATCAAGGCATAA
- a CDS encoding TylF/MycF/NovP-related O-methyltransferase — translation MQLQPDKAGHPVTQNLADIVSLLNKNGYVVRKKTVSADNSHQTIMPVATYCPWALDSKFIEIYENIRSLTCVDVYRLHSLWNLTAQVRNLQGAILEVGVWKGGSGILMATRAEQTGQDAAVYLCDTFTGIVKTSDRDNHHLDGDFNDTSAAQVKADVLSRGLDRVAVLKGVFPEETAALVGVPLKLAHIDVDVYESARSTFAWIWPRMVSGGVIVFDDYGFASCRGITRFVNEISGRNDATFIYNLTGQAILIKR, via the coding sequence TTGCAATTACAACCAGATAAAGCCGGACATCCTGTGACACAAAATTTGGCAGATATAGTAAGTTTGTTGAATAAAAACGGATACGTGGTACGCAAAAAAACGGTCTCTGCCGACAATTCACACCAGACCATCATGCCCGTTGCAACCTATTGCCCATGGGCTCTGGATAGTAAATTTATTGAAATTTATGAAAATATAAGGTCCTTGACATGTGTTGATGTCTATAGGCTGCACTCTTTGTGGAATTTAACTGCTCAGGTTCGAAATCTTCAAGGGGCCATATTGGAAGTTGGTGTCTGGAAAGGCGGCAGCGGGATTCTGATGGCAACCCGGGCGGAACAGACTGGTCAGGATGCGGCTGTTTACCTGTGCGATACTTTTACAGGGATAGTTAAGACTTCGGACCGTGACAATCATCATCTGGACGGCGACTTTAACGATACAAGTGCAGCACAGGTGAAGGCCGATGTGCTTTCAAGGGGATTGGACCGTGTTGCTGTGCTCAAAGGCGTATTTCCGGAAGAGACAGCCGCTCTGGTCGGTGTGCCGCTGAAGCTTGCTCATATTGATGTAGATGTCTATGAGTCTGCAAGATCGACGTTTGCCTGGATCTGGCCGAGAATGGTCAGTGGTGGAGTTATTGTTTTCGATGACTACGGCTTTGCGTCATGCCGTGGGATTACCAGGTTTGTGAATGAGATTTCCGGCAGAAATGACGCAACCTTCATATACAACCTCACAGGGCAGGCTATTTTAATTAAACGGTAA
- a CDS encoding DHCW motif cupin fold protein, translating to MDDLNIPFQTIDWSKVEKTEHKGESGVAYWQTLQFHGLRIRIVEYSAGYVADHWCQKGHIVHCLEGKVTNEQEDGTSSVLTPGMSYVVSDDLSSHRSVTKDGVKLLIVDGDFLKLK from the coding sequence ATGGACGATTTGAATATACCTTTCCAGACAATTGACTGGAGCAAGGTGGAAAAAACGGAGCATAAAGGTGAAAGCGGTGTTGCATATTGGCAGACATTGCAGTTTCACGGCCTGCGGATACGTATTGTAGAGTATTCTGCCGGATATGTAGCAGATCACTGGTGTCAGAAAGGCCACATTGTTCATTGTCTTGAAGGTAAAGTCACAAATGAACAGGAAGACGGGACAAGTTCCGTGCTGACTCCGGGAATGTCATACGTTGTCTCTGATGATCTGAGTTCTCACCGGTCCGTTACAAAGGACGGGGTAAAACTGCTTATTGTCGATGGAGACTTCCTGAAGTTGAAATAG
- a CDS encoding ABC transporter ATP-binding protein/permease — MAYQSEQLNRNGNKMQKQISFFKGFYKLISPYWRSEEKWKAWGLLAVIVTMNLGIVYINVRLNSWYRSFYNALEAKDVDAFFKYIIEFSILAGIFILLAVYALYLNQMLQIKWRKWVTDNYLSRWLREKNYYRLTLLSPETDNPDQRISEDINMLVELTLSLGLGIMRAVVTLVSFVIILWGISGPLDFSFNGFGFHIPGYMVWAALLYSILGTWLTMKVGGPLTRLNFDQQRLEADFRFSLVRLRENSESIAVYGGEKQEGGHFLHRFKLVVENYWKIMRRQKKLTWLTSSYNQAAVIFPILVAAPRYFAGVIQLGGLMQIASAFGQVHDALSYIVNSYVGIAEWIAVVRRLTGFTEQMEMVERHKNEEKIRIGSTDSDFRVSSLEVSLPDGRTLLSDLNLELTRGKRLIITGPSGCGKSTLLRTLAGIWPFGQGEIDMPARDKVMFLSQKPYLPLGTLRQAMYYPGSPEEGDTRIEELMKFSNLEHLTGELDTYGNWGQVLSLGEQQRVAFVRILLNKPEYLFMDEATASLDEELENRMYSRIFKECPDMAVISIGHRSTLLELHDLRLKLTGKAEWELVPA, encoded by the coding sequence ATGGCTTACCAATCGGAACAACTGAACCGCAACGGAAACAAGATGCAGAAACAGATTTCTTTTTTCAAGGGATTTTATAAATTGATTTCACCCTATTGGAGGTCCGAAGAAAAATGGAAGGCCTGGGGGTTACTGGCCGTAATTGTGACCATGAACCTCGGCATAGTCTATATAAATGTTCGCCTCAACTCCTGGTACAGAAGTTTTTACAATGCACTCGAAGCAAAAGATGTTGATGCTTTTTTTAAATATATCATAGAATTCAGCATCCTTGCCGGCATATTCATCCTGCTGGCTGTCTATGCGCTCTACCTGAACCAGATGCTCCAGATCAAATGGCGTAAATGGGTGACCGACAATTATCTCTCCCGCTGGCTCCGAGAAAAAAACTACTACCGGCTTACGCTTCTTTCTCCCGAAACAGACAACCCCGACCAGCGCATAAGCGAAGACATCAACATGCTGGTAGAGCTTACCCTCAGTCTCGGGCTGGGCATAATGCGGGCTGTAGTAACACTGGTTTCCTTTGTAATTATCCTGTGGGGCATTTCCGGTCCCCTCGATTTTTCATTCAACGGGTTCGGCTTTCATATTCCCGGATACATGGTCTGGGCTGCACTTTTATACTCCATTCTGGGAACGTGGCTGACCATGAAGGTCGGTGGTCCCCTGACCAGACTCAACTTCGACCAGCAGCGTCTGGAAGCCGACTTCAGATTCAGTCTGGTCAGACTGCGTGAAAACAGCGAGAGCATTGCCGTCTACGGTGGAGAAAAGCAGGAGGGCGGACACTTCCTGCATCGATTCAAACTTGTTGTCGAGAACTATTGGAAAATAATGCGCAGGCAGAAAAAACTGACCTGGCTGACCAGCAGCTATAATCAGGCTGCGGTGATCTTTCCCATTCTGGTGGCTGCTCCCCGCTATTTTGCCGGAGTGATTCAGCTCGGCGGACTGATGCAGATTGCATCGGCCTTCGGACAGGTTCACGATGCCCTGTCTTATATAGTCAACTCCTACGTGGGCATAGCCGAATGGATCGCTGTTGTAAGACGACTTACCGGATTTACCGAACAGATGGAGATGGTCGAAAGACATAAAAATGAAGAAAAAATCAGAATAGGCAGCACTGACAGCGACTTCAGGGTAAGTTCTCTGGAAGTGTCCCTTCCGGACGGCCGCACCCTGCTATCCGATCTCAACCTTGAACTGACTCGCGGAAAAAGGCTTATCATAACAGGACCATCGGGATGCGGAAAAAGCACCCTGCTCAGAACGCTTGCCGGAATATGGCCCTTCGGACAGGGCGAAATAGACATGCCCGCCAGAGACAAAGTCATGTTTTTGTCCCAGAAACCGTACCTGCCGCTGGGCACACTCCGCCAGGCCATGTACTACCCCGGATCACCGGAAGAAGGAGATACCCGGATAGAAGAACTGATGAAATTCTCCAACCTTGAACACCTGACCGGAGAACTGGACACCTACGGAAACTGGGGACAGGTCCTGAGCCTGGGAGAACAGCAGCGAGTGGCCTTTGTGCGCATCCTCCTGAACAAACCTGAGTATCTTTTCATGGATGAAGCCACCGCTTCACTTGATGAAGAACTGGAAAACAGAATGTATTCAAGAATATTTAAGGAATGTCCGGACATGGCGGTGATCAGCATAGGCCACCGCAGCACCCTTCTGGAACTGCACGATCTGCGCCTGAAACTCACCGGCAAAGCAGAGTGGGAACTGGTTCCGGCCTGA